One window of the Chitinophaga niabensis genome contains the following:
- a CDS encoding RagB/SusD family nutrient uptake outer membrane protein — protein MRSAFYFIIIFFTLAVAGCAKLDGVPEGTYTTGNFYKTEADAVSAVNAVYSGLTSSYLYNQFMEVIQSQGTDDCEWGFGRNTSNTDKTALDKFTFDAGTNLFFQFWSTSYQVINRANAAAEGIGAMTVISKEKKERLQAEARFVRGLMYFNLVRLFGGVPLQLVPTTSLNNLAVKRATEEEVYVQIIADFQFGAEHLPPAYDVVNAGRATTGAALAMLVKTYLTRKEYTKAAEEARKVMALGRYSLWPSYQDVFLIANENKTESIFEVQFLSGSGNIPSSYAGFYRPSFDKRPGFGGNGDNPVTKNHYDAYADGDQRRDVNVIKYSYTADPKAPTTIKNPYYVAKFKDPAALNVNDGGNNYYIVRYADVLLMFAEALYLSTPGSTEALEAFNQVRRRAYGLPVNTPSVRDLAGGLSVTAFQDSVLKERRLEFAFEGQRRFDLLRTGKLKQAMNAQDPAIIVRDSDTLFPIPSQERDTNPLLEQNPGF, from the coding sequence TCATCATCATATTTTTTACACTGGCAGTAGCGGGCTGCGCCAAGCTTGATGGTGTTCCGGAAGGGACCTACACCACGGGTAATTTTTATAAAACAGAAGCAGACGCTGTGTCTGCAGTGAATGCGGTGTATTCCGGCCTGACCAGTTCATACCTCTACAACCAGTTCATGGAAGTGATACAATCACAGGGTACAGACGACTGTGAATGGGGATTCGGCCGCAACACCAGCAATACAGATAAAACGGCGCTGGACAAATTCACCTTTGATGCCGGTACTAATTTATTTTTCCAGTTCTGGAGTACTTCTTACCAGGTGATCAACCGCGCTAATGCGGCTGCGGAAGGCATTGGCGCCATGACGGTAATTAGCAAGGAAAAAAAGGAACGTTTGCAGGCAGAAGCCCGGTTTGTACGTGGGCTGATGTATTTTAATCTCGTTCGTCTTTTCGGAGGTGTACCGCTGCAGCTTGTACCTACTACTTCACTCAATAATCTGGCAGTTAAAAGAGCAACGGAAGAAGAAGTGTATGTACAGATCATCGCAGACTTTCAATTCGGTGCGGAACATCTGCCACCGGCCTATGATGTGGTAAATGCAGGAAGAGCCACTACCGGAGCTGCCCTGGCCATGCTCGTGAAAACATACCTCACGAGGAAGGAATATACAAAAGCAGCAGAGGAAGCCAGGAAAGTGATGGCGCTTGGCCGTTATTCGCTATGGCCTTCTTACCAGGATGTATTCCTGATCGCCAATGAAAACAAAACCGAGTCCATCTTTGAAGTACAATTCCTGAGCGGCTCGGGTAATATTCCCAGCAGCTATGCAGGTTTCTATCGTCCTTCATTCGATAAACGGCCGGGATTCGGCGGTAATGGAGATAATCCTGTTACTAAAAATCACTACGATGCTTACGCTGATGGAGATCAGCGAAGGGATGTAAATGTGATAAAGTATTCCTATACCGCTGATCCCAAAGCACCTACCACCATCAAGAATCCCTATTACGTTGCCAAGTTTAAAGATCCTGCGGCACTGAATGTGAACGATGGCGGCAATAACTATTACATCGTTCGTTATGCGGATGTGCTGCTGATGTTCGCAGAAGCATTGTATTTGTCTACTCCCGGCAGTACCGAAGCGCTGGAAGCATTTAACCAGGTGAGGAGGCGTGCATACGGGCTGCCCGTTAATACACCATCTGTGAGAGATCTTGCAGGTGGGCTAAGTGTTACGGCCTTCCAGGATTCCGTACTGAAAGAAAGAAGGCTGGAATTCGCATTTGAAGGGCAGCGGCGCTTTGACCTGCTGCGTACAGGCAAACTGAAGCA